The Streptomyces sp. NBC_00670 genome window below encodes:
- a CDS encoding ABC transporter permease produces the protein MATTQVIRSEWTKIRSVASTVWTLSLAVVVTVALGMLISALSRHEFGNMSRRDRTTFDPTFISFAGMTLGQLAMIVFGVLVVSNEYSTGMIRTSLAAVPRRATFLFSKIGVATILALVVGMVTSFVAFFLGQAMLGPHRTSLGEPGVLRAVIGGGLYMTLIAMFSMGVAAMLRSPMLSLGILMPFFFLISNILGNVSVTKKVGQFLPDQAGSRIMQVVPQASDNPPYGPWGGLGIMLLWVLAALAGGYAVLRQRDA, from the coding sequence ATGGCGACGACCCAGGTCATCCGCTCCGAGTGGACGAAGATCCGGTCGGTGGCGTCCACGGTGTGGACGCTCTCGCTCGCGGTGGTCGTCACCGTCGCGCTCGGCATGCTCATCTCGGCGCTGTCCCGGCACGAGTTCGGCAACATGAGCCGGCGCGACCGCACCACCTTCGATCCGACGTTCATCAGCTTCGCCGGGATGACGCTCGGACAGCTCGCGATGATCGTGTTCGGGGTGCTCGTCGTGTCCAACGAGTACAGCACCGGCATGATCCGTACGTCGCTGGCGGCGGTGCCGCGGCGGGCGACGTTCCTGTTCAGCAAGATCGGGGTGGCGACGATACTGGCGCTGGTGGTCGGCATGGTGACCAGCTTCGTCGCGTTCTTCCTCGGCCAGGCGATGCTGGGGCCGCACCGGACGTCGCTGGGCGAGCCGGGGGTGTTGCGGGCGGTGATCGGCGGGGGGCTGTACATGACGCTGATCGCGATGTTCTCGATGGGGGTGGCGGCGATGCTGCGCTCCCCCATGCTGTCGCTCGGCATCCTGATGCCGTTCTTCTTCCTGATCTCGAACATCCTGGGGAACGTGTCGGTGACGAAGAAGGTCGGCCAGTTCCTGCCCGACCAGGCGGGCAGCCGCATCATGCAGGTCGTCCCCCAGGCCTCCGACAACCCGCCCTACGGCCCCTGGGGCGGCCTCGGCATCATGCTCCTCTGGGTCCTGGCTGCCCTGGCGGGCGGCTATGCGGTGCTGCGGCAACGGGATGCGTGA